One window of the Natronomonas marina genome contains the following:
- a CDS encoding DUF6684 family protein, whose amino-acid sequence MSERTFDRETLLDLTVNVIPLGILAFFVVAYAVIGSFPSDPLVVVIQMSIILLTGASLAVLTYYSGKAISGAEEEMDEYVPAGYSKEDAETAGVPGESESEPTDDA is encoded by the coding sequence ATGAGTGAACGCACGTTCGACCGCGAGACGCTCCTCGATTTGACGGTGAACGTCATCCCGCTGGGCATACTCGCCTTCTTCGTCGTCGCGTACGCCGTCATCGGCTCGTTCCCGAGCGACCCGCTGGTCGTGGTCATCCAGATGTCGATCATCCTGCTGACCGGTGCCAGCCTCGCCGTCCTGACGTACTACTCCGGGAAGGCCATCTCCGGGGCCGAAGAAGAGATGGACGAGTACGTCCCGGCGGGCTACTCGAAGGAGGACGCCGAGACCGCGGGCGTCCCCGGTGAATCGGAATCCGAACCGACCGACGACGCCTGA
- a CDS encoding FAD-binding and (Fe-S)-binding domain-containing protein — MATEGADDAGGRPTDPADDERAEYDYAGGGVDRPALVADLERVVDGEVRFDEYTRTLYATDASAYEVTPVGVVFPTDTDDVTATVEYCHERSVPVLPRGGGTSLAGQTVNEAVVLDFTRHMDDIVGVDPDARTATAGPGVLLGDLNAELAAEGLKFAPDPAWGDKSALGGAIGNNSTGSHSLVYGKTDAYIEELEVVLADGSVHRFGELTVEEWRRRADGGGLVGRIYAALLAVVEESADAIRDAYPELKRNVSGYNLDRLVEEYEAVQAGDRETVNLARVLAGSEGTLGVVTEATVGLEPVPETKAMALLAYEDLVTALSDVATILSFDPAAVEVLDDVLLDLARETSEFGDLVDETVPEDAGSVLLVEFYADDDAEGRRLVAELLADRQPEVTTAADPDDPHRTDAPVRAVYAAEAHEQAERDRFWKLRKSGLPILLGRTTDAKHISFIEDTAVPPEHLPEYVEAFQELLADNDTFASFYAHAGPGCLHIRPLVNTKSVEGIETMEAIAEGATDLVFEYEGSVSGEHGDGRARTQWNRKLYGEAVFELFREIKTAFDPEWLLNPGQVCGDVSPTENLRFDPDYEFDAGFEPTLEWDNENGFQGMVELCHGCGGCRGPQETTGGVMCPTYRAANEEVLSTRGRANALRAAMSGDLDVEATDEEFLTEVLDLCIGCKGCSTDCPSEVDLAKLKAELQHEHHDRRGTTLRERLFANVEWTASVGSTLAPVSNWLPSLPGARGLLERTVGIARERELPTFRRESFVEWFDARGPAVSEAAADERVLLLPDTFTNYTDPAVPKAAVRVLEAAGVHVRVPDVGPSGRAAFSKGFLDVAEERAREVVTELAPRVEEGWEVVVCEPSDAVMVQSDYADLLGDNTSAELLAKHTFGVCEYLDVRGLDERLAFEAAEEPLVYHGHCHQKAIKRDHHAVGVLRRAGYDVEPLDSTCCGMAGSFGYEAEHYSMSRAIGRLLFEQVDDAGGAPVAPGASCRTQLGDREDGTAPDHPIQRLAAALAE; from the coding sequence ATGGCAACGGAGGGTGCCGACGACGCTGGGGGCCGGCCGACCGACCCCGCCGACGACGAGCGGGCCGAGTACGACTACGCCGGCGGCGGCGTCGACCGACCGGCGCTCGTCGCCGATCTCGAGCGGGTGGTCGACGGCGAGGTCCGGTTCGACGAGTACACGCGGACGCTGTACGCGACCGACGCGTCGGCCTACGAAGTGACGCCCGTCGGCGTAGTCTTTCCGACCGACACCGACGACGTGACCGCGACCGTCGAGTACTGCCACGAACGGTCCGTCCCGGTGCTGCCGCGCGGCGGCGGCACGTCGCTGGCCGGCCAGACCGTCAACGAGGCCGTCGTGCTCGACTTCACGCGGCACATGGACGACATCGTCGGCGTCGACCCCGACGCCCGGACGGCGACGGCGGGGCCGGGCGTGTTGCTCGGCGACCTGAACGCCGAACTCGCCGCCGAGGGGCTGAAGTTCGCGCCCGACCCCGCCTGGGGCGACAAGAGCGCGCTCGGCGGCGCCATCGGGAACAACTCGACGGGAAGCCACTCTTTGGTCTACGGCAAGACCGACGCCTACATCGAGGAACTGGAGGTCGTCCTCGCGGACGGCAGTGTCCACCGGTTCGGCGAACTCACCGTCGAGGAGTGGCGCCGCCGGGCCGACGGGGGCGGCCTCGTCGGCCGGATATACGCCGCCCTGCTCGCAGTCGTCGAGGAGTCCGCTGACGCGATTCGGGACGCCTACCCGGAACTGAAGCGGAACGTCTCCGGCTACAACCTCGACCGTCTCGTCGAGGAGTACGAGGCCGTGCAGGCGGGCGACCGCGAGACGGTCAACCTCGCTCGGGTCTTGGCGGGCAGCGAGGGGACCCTCGGCGTCGTCACCGAGGCGACGGTCGGGCTCGAACCCGTCCCGGAGACGAAGGCGATGGCACTTCTGGCCTACGAGGACCTCGTCACCGCGCTGTCGGACGTGGCGACGATACTGTCATTCGACCCCGCGGCCGTCGAGGTGCTCGACGACGTGCTGCTCGATCTGGCCCGCGAGACCTCAGAGTTCGGCGACCTCGTCGACGAGACCGTGCCCGAAGATGCCGGTAGCGTCCTGCTCGTGGAGTTCTACGCCGACGACGACGCCGAGGGGCGCCGACTGGTCGCGGAGTTGCTGGCCGACCGCCAGCCCGAGGTGACGACTGCGGCCGATCCGGACGATCCCCATCGAACCGACGCACCGGTGCGGGCCGTCTACGCCGCGGAGGCCCACGAGCAGGCCGAACGGGACCGCTTCTGGAAACTCCGGAAGTCCGGGCTGCCGATACTGCTCGGGCGGACCACCGACGCCAAACACATCAGCTTCATCGAGGACACCGCCGTCCCGCCCGAGCACCTCCCCGAGTACGTCGAGGCCTTTCAGGAACTGCTGGCGGACAACGACACCTTCGCCAGCTTCTACGCCCACGCCGGCCCGGGCTGTCTCCACATCCGCCCGCTCGTGAACACGAAGTCCGTCGAGGGCATCGAGACGATGGAGGCCATCGCGGAGGGTGCGACCGACCTCGTTTTCGAGTACGAGGGCAGCGTCTCCGGCGAGCACGGCGACGGCCGCGCACGCACGCAGTGGAACCGGAAGCTGTACGGCGAGGCGGTGTTCGAGCTGTTCCGCGAAATCAAGACGGCGTTCGACCCAGAGTGGCTCCTCAACCCCGGACAGGTCTGTGGCGACGTCTCCCCGACGGAGAACCTCCGGTTCGACCCCGACTACGAGTTCGACGCCGGCTTCGAGCCCACGCTCGAGTGGGACAACGAGAACGGCTTCCAGGGGATGGTCGAGCTGTGTCACGGCTGTGGCGGCTGTCGCGGGCCCCAGGAGACGACCGGCGGCGTGATGTGTCCGACCTACCGGGCGGCAAACGAGGAGGTCCTGAGCACGCGCGGCCGGGCGAACGCCCTCCGGGCGGCGATGTCCGGCGACCTCGACGTCGAGGCGACCGACGAGGAGTTCCTGACGGAGGTGCTGGACCTCTGTATCGGCTGCAAGGGCTGTTCGACCGACTGCCCCAGCGAGGTCGACCTCGCGAAACTGAAGGCCGAACTCCAGCACGAACACCACGACCGCCGCGGGACGACGCTGCGCGAGCGGCTGTTCGCCAACGTCGAGTGGACCGCCAGTGTCGGGAGCACGCTTGCACCGGTGTCGAACTGGCTCCCGTCGCTGCCCGGCGCCCGCGGACTCCTGGAGCGGACCGTCGGCATCGCCCGCGAGCGAGAACTGCCGACCTTCCGCCGGGAGTCGTTCGTCGAGTGGTTCGACGCCCGCGGGCCGGCGGTCTCCGAGGCGGCGGCCGACGAGCGGGTCCTGCTCTTGCCCGACACGTTCACGAACTACACCGACCCGGCGGTGCCGAAGGCGGCTGTCAGGGTCTTGGAGGCGGCCGGCGTCCACGTCCGGGTCCCCGATGTCGGCCCGAGCGGCCGGGCGGCCTTCTCGAAGGGCTTTCTCGACGTGGCCGAAGAGCGCGCCCGTGAGGTGGTGACCGAACTCGCTCCCCGCGTCGAGGAGGGGTGGGAGGTCGTCGTCTGTGAGCCGTCCGACGCCGTGATGGTGCAGTCGGACTACGCCGACCTGCTCGGGGACAACACCTCGGCGGAGTTGCTCGCAAAGCACACCTTCGGCGTCTGTGAGTACCTCGACGTCCGCGGACTCGACGAACGGCTCGCCTTCGAGGCGGCCGAGGAGCCGCTGGTCTATCACGGCCACTGCCACCAGAAGGCGATAAAGCGGGACCACCACGCCGTCGGCGTCCTGCGGCGGGCCGGCTACGACGTCGAGCCGCTGGACTCGACCTGCTGTGGGATGGCGGGGTCGTTCGGTTACGAGGCCGAACACTACTCGATGAGCCGTGCCATCGGCCGGTTGCTCTTCGAGCAGGTCGACGACGCCGGCGGCGCTCCCGTCGCGCCCGGTGCCTCCTGCCGGACGCAGCTCGGCGACCGCGAGGACGGGACGGCGCCCGACCACCCGATCCAGCGGCTCGCGGCCGCTCTCGCGGAGTGA
- a CDS encoding dihydrofolate reductase, with protein MKVVLVAAVAENGVIGSDGGMPWHYPEDLRQFKETTMGHPVVMGRRTYESIASRLGGPLPGRTNVVLSRQDSLDLPEGAVHARSIDEALSAAEAALDDDREAVYVVGGATVYEEFLDRADELRITEIPESPDGDTRFPDIGEEWAATDRERAGELTVVTYRRR; from the coding sequence ATGAAGGTCGTCCTCGTCGCCGCCGTCGCCGAGAACGGCGTCATCGGGTCGGACGGCGGGATGCCGTGGCACTACCCCGAGGACCTCCGGCAGTTCAAGGAGACGACGATGGGCCACCCCGTCGTGATGGGCCGGCGGACGTACGAGTCCATCGCCTCGCGGCTGGGCGGCCCGCTTCCCGGCCGGACGAACGTCGTTCTCTCGCGGCAGGACTCGCTGGATCTGCCCGAGGGCGCCGTCCACGCCCGGAGCATCGACGAGGCGCTTTCGGCGGCCGAGGCGGCGCTGGACGACGACCGGGAGGCGGTCTACGTCGTCGGTGGCGCCACCGTCTACGAGGAGTTTCTCGACCGGGCCGACGAACTCCGCATCACGGAGATCCCCGAGTCGCCCGACGGCGACACCCGCTTTCCCGACATCGGTGAGGAGTGGGCGGCGACCGACCGCGAGCGGGCGGGCGAGTTGACCGTCGTGACCTACCGTCGGCGGTAG
- a CDS encoding DUF7541 family protein, whose translation MEAESESEPRVSDHQTKTSPWPVVVVLGIVLSEVGILFNLYPVSVTGLLLFTGSIAGIVDEAGYVATPWRLLAGLGASFVVVGLLFVSSQVDGGVSAYVAAAALDNGIVQRGYTIAATGAVAALGGLLAPLALNQ comes from the coding sequence ATGGAAGCGGAATCGGAGTCCGAGCCGAGGGTGTCGGACCACCAGACGAAGACCAGCCCGTGGCCCGTCGTCGTCGTCCTCGGCATCGTGCTCAGCGAGGTCGGCATCCTCTTCAACCTCTATCCGGTCTCGGTGACCGGCCTGTTGCTCTTCACCGGCAGCATCGCCGGCATCGTCGACGAGGCCGGCTACGTCGCAACGCCGTGGCGACTGCTCGCGGGGCTTGGCGCGAGTTTCGTCGTCGTCGGCCTGCTCTTCGTCTCCTCGCAGGTCGACGGCGGCGTCTCGGCGTACGTCGCCGCCGCGGCGCTGGACAACGGCATCGTCCAGCGGGGCTACACCATCGCCGCGACCGGTGCCGTCGCGGCCCTCGGTGGTCTCCTCGCGCCGCTCGCCCTGAACCAGTAA
- a CDS encoding helix-turn-helix transcriptional regulator: protein MVRSLEGRRLSLLLAGVLLCSVAAPAVTVSGTAPGAGPDAEGPASGTAPGSVSTASVGAPTLLQGFEADRTSFRVTVYENGSAEWLFRYEKSLNDSERADFEAFAEEFDRNETELFVNFRERARWLADNGSTATGREMSAESFRRDAGVEGLDPQTQALGVVEMSFRWQGFARVADDGRVVAGDVFEGGLYIGSDQELVFVAGPNLTFDEARPDDGDRVVSAGTLADSESVTWTGEKSFTDQRPRVVLTDAGDATGETGTAPSSTATPTPTGTGSGWLLPAGVLVVVLVLGTGAAVAYRNGVFAPTDGDGGAAVTEASGDDDGGTAATGADADAESPAAVTEAELLSDEERVVNLLEDNGGRMKQVDIVEETDWSKSKVSMLLSDMEDEEHISKLRVGRENIVSLTGHEPDAAGSPFDDEE from the coding sequence ATGGTACGGTCGCTCGAAGGGCGACGGCTGTCCCTTCTCCTCGCCGGCGTCCTGCTGTGTTCGGTGGCAGCGCCCGCCGTCACCGTGAGCGGGACCGCGCCGGGAGCCGGGCCCGACGCGGAGGGTCCCGCCTCGGGGACCGCACCCGGTTCGGTGTCCACGGCGTCGGTCGGCGCGCCGACGCTGCTGCAGGGGTTCGAGGCCGACCGGACCTCCTTTCGGGTCACCGTCTACGAGAACGGCTCGGCGGAGTGGCTGTTCCGCTACGAGAAGAGCCTCAACGACTCCGAGCGGGCGGACTTCGAGGCGTTCGCCGAGGAGTTCGACCGCAACGAGACGGAACTGTTCGTCAACTTCCGAGAGCGTGCGCGGTGGCTGGCGGACAACGGCTCGACGGCGACCGGCCGGGAGATGAGCGCCGAGAGCTTCCGGCGGGACGCCGGCGTCGAGGGACTGGACCCCCAGACGCAGGCGCTCGGCGTCGTCGAGATGTCGTTCCGGTGGCAGGGCTTCGCACGGGTGGCCGACGACGGCCGGGTCGTGGCCGGCGACGTCTTCGAGGGCGGCCTCTACATCGGCTCGGATCAGGAACTGGTCTTCGTCGCCGGCCCGAACCTGACCTTCGACGAGGCCCGTCCCGACGACGGCGACCGGGTCGTCTCCGCGGGGACGCTCGCCGACAGCGAGTCCGTCACCTGGACCGGCGAGAAGTCCTTCACCGACCAGCGGCCGCGGGTCGTCCTGACGGACGCCGGGGATGCCACCGGCGAGACGGGAACGGCCCCGTCGTCGACGGCGACGCCGACGCCGACCGGAACCGGTTCGGGCTGGCTCCTGCCGGCGGGCGTGCTGGTGGTGGTTCTCGTCCTCGGGACCGGCGCGGCTGTCGCCTACCGGAACGGCGTCTTCGCGCCGACCGACGGCGACGGTGGCGCGGCAGTCACGGAGGCGAGCGGTGACGACGACGGCGGTACCGCTGCTACCGGCGCGGATGCCGACGCGGAGTCGCCGGCCGCCGTCACCGAGGCGGAACTGCTCTCCGACGAGGAACGCGTCGTCAACCTGCTCGAGGACAACGGCGGCCGGATGAAGCAGGTCGACATCGTCGAGGAGACCGACTGGTCGAAGTCGAAGGTGTCGATGCTGCTGTCGGACATGGAGGACGAAGAGCACATCTCGAAGCTCCGGGTCGGCCGCGAGAACATCGTCTCGCTGACCGGGCACGAACCGGACGCGGCCGGCTCCCCGTTCGACGACGAGGAGTGA
- the thyA gene encoding thymidylate synthase: MRQYHDLVSDVLAGGTYKPNRTGVDTVASFSHHYEVDLGEGFPLLTTKKMDGYRWNSLIHELLWYLSGEAHIRNLREETKIWDAWADDDGALDTAYGRFWRRFPVPDDTGRLPGESWPDDAHRWTETETAPDGTERQVFDQIRYVLDTLAENPASRRMVVNAWHPANAAVSTLPPCHYTFVFNVQGDRLNVHLTQRSGDIALGVPFNLAAYSLLAHAVANRTDFEVGSFGHTIVDAHVYCGEGERGEFYAERLPELQERLAAVADREEYADVREWLEEAAPPEPDGEGYDHVPGLLTQLSREPRERPRIEVADRPLDDLAYDDVELHDYDPAPGLEFSVAE, encoded by the coding sequence ATGCGCCAGTACCACGACCTCGTCTCGGACGTCCTCGCGGGCGGGACGTACAAGCCGAACCGGACCGGCGTCGACACCGTGGCCTCGTTCTCGCATCACTACGAGGTTGACCTCGGGGAGGGCTTCCCGCTTTTGACGACGAAGAAGATGGACGGCTACCGGTGGAACTCGCTCATCCACGAACTGCTGTGGTACCTCTCCGGGGAGGCCCACATCCGCAATCTGCGGGAGGAGACGAAGATATGGGACGCCTGGGCCGACGACGACGGCGCTCTCGATACGGCCTACGGCCGCTTCTGGCGGCGGTTCCCGGTACCGGACGACACCGGCCGTCTGCCGGGCGAGTCCTGGCCCGACGACGCCCACCGCTGGACGGAGACCGAGACCGCACCCGACGGCACCGAGCGGCAGGTGTTCGACCAGATACGGTACGTCCTCGACACGCTGGCGGAGAACCCCGCCTCCCGCCGGATGGTGGTGAACGCCTGGCACCCGGCCAACGCCGCCGTCTCGACGCTGCCGCCGTGTCACTACACCTTCGTCTTCAACGTCCAGGGCGACCGCCTGAACGTCCACCTCACCCAGCGCTCCGGCGACATCGCGCTGGGCGTCCCGTTCAACCTCGCGGCGTACTCGCTTCTGGCCCACGCCGTCGCAAACCGGACCGACTTCGAGGTGGGCTCGTTCGGCCACACCATCGTCGACGCCCACGTCTACTGCGGCGAGGGCGAGCGCGGGGAGTTCTACGCCGAGCGCCTCCCGGAACTGCAGGAGCGGCTGGCGGCCGTGGCGGACCGCGAGGAGTACGCCGACGTCCGCGAGTGGCTCGAGGAGGCCGCGCCGCCGGAACCCGACGGCGAGGGCTACGACCACGTCCCCGGCCTGCTGACGCAGTTGAGCCGGGAGCCCCGCGAGCGGCCCCGCATCGAGGTGGCCGACCGGCCGCTCGACGACCTGGCGTACGACGACGTCGAACTCCACGACTACGACCCCGCGCCGGGGCTGGAGTTCTCGGTCGCCGAATGA
- a CDS encoding cupin domain-containing protein produces MDYATASTDDLDSVVPEEYGGMWFFREPLGCESLGVTLLELEPGGKGKAHDHAGDGQEEVYLVVDGELTVRLGGDEDAPPETEATLAAGEAVRVGPGTRRQLHNHGDDRVRVVVAGAS; encoded by the coding sequence ATGGACTACGCGACTGCCAGCACCGACGACCTCGACAGCGTGGTACCCGAGGAGTACGGCGGCATGTGGTTCTTCCGGGAGCCGCTCGGGTGTGAGAGCCTCGGCGTGACGCTGCTCGAACTGGAACCCGGCGGGAAGGGGAAGGCCCACGATCACGCCGGCGACGGCCAGGAGGAGGTGTACCTGGTCGTCGACGGCGAGTTGACCGTCCGACTCGGTGGCGACGAGGACGCGCCGCCCGAGACCGAGGCGACGCTCGCGGCGGGCGAGGCGGTTCGGGTCGGTCCCGGAACGCGGCGACAGTTGCACAACCACGGCGACGACCGGGTCCGGGTCGTCGTCGCCGGCGCGTCGTAG